Proteins from one methanogenic archaeon mixed culture ISO4-G1 genomic window:
- a CDS encoding FAD/FMN-containing dehydrogenase yields MRDRSSLQGHAKNVILPNDETELREGIRYSSKGNTKVTISGTRMGSMGGAVPCGGDVMSMENLSGIIGAGEDAHGRYLRVLPCTTVSMFNNSIKSGVPPIDDGEVSDMSGLMFPVKADPGNSVGGCIAVNRSGIRPFVRRIKVVFSDSTFLTIERGEYRADGRRMTFPAGRNYFSFDLPGFDSTGDNGPLFSENMDLIDLFVGSEGIFGIITEADVYLSDSVTDTETVESGKLRNGLIKERCGQKGVDEVRRIKEILDTNYILNIGNLL; encoded by the coding sequence ATGAGGGACAGGTCGTCCCTTCAGGGACATGCCAAGAATGTGATCCTTCCCAACGACGAGACCGAGCTCAGAGAGGGCATAAGATACTCCAGCAAGGGCAACACCAAGGTCACCATCTCGGGAACGAGGATGGGTTCCATGGGAGGCGCCGTGCCGTGCGGAGGGGACGTTATGTCCATGGAGAACCTCTCGGGCATCATAGGTGCGGGAGAGGACGCCCATGGCAGATACCTCAGGGTGCTGCCCTGCACCACGGTATCGATGTTCAATAATTCTATCAAATCCGGTGTTCCGCCGATAGATGACGGCGAAGTGTCAGACATGTCCGGGCTGATGTTCCCGGTCAAGGCGGACCCCGGCAATTCCGTAGGCGGTTGCATAGCGGTCAACCGTTCTGGTATCCGCCCGTTCGTCAGGAGGATCAAGGTCGTGTTCTCCGACAGCACATTCCTGACCATAGAACGCGGCGAGTACAGGGCCGACGGCAGGAGGATGACCTTCCCGGCGGGAAGGAACTACTTCTCTTTCGATCTGCCAGGCTTCGATTCCACCGGTGACAACGGGCCTCTTTTCTCAGAGAACATGGACCTGATAGACCTGTTCGTCGGTTCCGAGGGGATATTCGGCATCATAACCGAGGCCGACGTCTACCTGTCGGATTCGGTCACGGATACCGAGACTGTAGAATCCGGCAAGCTGAGGAACGGATTGATCAAGGAGAGATGCGGCCAGAAAGGAGTCGATGAGGTGAGGAGGATCAAGGAAATCCTCGATACCAATTACATCCTGAATATCGGCAATCTTCTCTGA
- a CDS encoding inosine/xanthosine triphosphatase, whose product MIAAVAGTFNILHDGHKALLRRAFELGDEVRIGITSDRMAADGRDTFTPMEVRRKELESFVKGMGRYAIFEIDDIYGPAAMMDDVDVLVVSEETLSNGTKVNEERARRGLKPLELSVVDLRMAYDGTKISASSILKGCYGRSGHRDVPDIAVGSTNPVKVAAVRSVMERIYGEVRITAEDVPSGVPPQPFEEQTHQGSENRARAALKDHDMAVGIEAGVFRMLDGLYDIQHCTIISKDGKVTYGHGSGFRYPDPISKLVLEGMTVGDAVKEVYGNTEIGKKQGAIGLLSKGLLDRKSLTEQSVMAAMVPRLWDE is encoded by the coding sequence ATGATCGCAGCTGTAGCAGGTACGTTCAACATCCTCCATGACGGCCACAAGGCGCTTCTGAGAAGGGCGTTCGAACTGGGGGACGAGGTCAGGATAGGCATAACTTCGGACCGCATGGCAGCAGATGGCAGGGATACCTTCACACCCATGGAGGTCCGCAGGAAGGAACTGGAATCCTTTGTGAAGGGAATGGGAAGGTACGCTATATTCGAAATTGATGATATCTACGGCCCCGCGGCGATGATGGATGACGTCGATGTTCTGGTGGTCTCGGAGGAGACCCTTTCCAACGGGACGAAGGTGAATGAGGAGAGGGCCAGAAGGGGCCTGAAACCTCTGGAGCTCTCGGTTGTGGATCTCAGGATGGCCTACGACGGTACGAAGATCAGCGCGTCATCGATATTGAAGGGATGTTACGGACGCAGCGGACACAGGGATGTGCCAGACATCGCAGTCGGTTCCACGAATCCAGTCAAGGTTGCGGCCGTCCGCTCCGTCATGGAGAGGATATACGGAGAAGTCAGGATTACGGCGGAGGATGTCCCCAGCGGAGTACCTCCTCAGCCGTTCGAGGAGCAGACGCACCAGGGTTCGGAGAATCGCGCCCGTGCCGCTCTTAAGGACCATGACATGGCGGTGGGCATAGAGGCCGGCGTGTTCCGCATGCTGGACGGCCTCTATGACATTCAGCACTGCACGATCATATCGAAGGACGGGAAGGTCACATACGGACACGGTTCCGGATTCAGATATCCAGATCCCATCTCGAAACTGGTCCTTGAGGGGATGACCGTCGGCGACGCCGTGAAGGAAGTCTACGGGAACACCGAAATAGGCAAAAAGCAGGGCGCCATCGGGTTATTGAGCAAGGGGCTTCTGGACCGCAAATCTCTGACCGAGCAGTCGGTCATGGCGGCCATGGTCCCGCGTCTGTGGGATGAGTGA